Proteins from one Chitinophaga oryzae genomic window:
- a CDS encoding PKD domain-containing protein produces MKKITLLLIGFAYILPMYASHIIGGQIFYKLVQSGPGANTYQVTMKLYRICESGDRIAEMPATIILASFDKKDNSFVSQYRIDRNNFETKQATQIDPCIINPPRVCFQVGTYQTTITLPNNADGYTIAFQSCCRDPFMMNIVAERIPGTNDRGTGATYFAEIPGTNSGAVDATGALKNSGPAFTKEEAILVCADKKFTYDFSATDADGDQLEYEFCDAYTGGQLTDQSGIPPAATNPPYRFVQYISPFSGQSPLGPKVTIDRKTGIISGTAPAAGKYVVTVCVNEYRNGKKIGTLRKDFHITVTTCVKQVTAAMPDKYADCSSLTITFLNNSTLGKPYTWDFGDGTPQVTTTSANPLPHTYAKEGTYYVKLYVDKNSNCGDSALATVYAYPKFDPDFRVAGLCTEKPSVFTPDVTRVDRGIVSYYKWDFGTGVAGDTSNIPSPRFQYKQPGTYNVQLFLRSTVGCEKTVTHPLTVYDRPPFRATADTLLCYRDSLRMWAASDLPGTYQWTPDNYKILNPKTPNPIVFPRIDTAYTVRFTDQQGCTNDKRILVDVRDSLLIHTQPDSTVCTGDEIHLTVQADGAYAYQWTNLGNNQVVSNLIDAFVTPAPPQQTYEVVASLGKCHTADTVSLKVVDPPKPVAYPDTTICFGTPVLLRAEGGAYYRWSPSYYVKDPTHAMTLAYPEDTTRFTVTVTDTLGCPKKVTASALVRVVPKVRAFAGNDTIVMLNVPFRLQASGGVRYTWAPVTGLNDPKVPNPVTMINRDITYTVTAYSQEGCSGTDDIFVRFIAGPEIYIPNAFSPNGDGQNDVFRPIPVGMVKIDFFRVFDRWGKLMYDNTAYMKGWDGRVNGQPAAVGTYVWVVQGRDVDDKTVLRKGTVTLVR; encoded by the coding sequence TTGAAGAAAATAACCCTTCTCCTGATAGGTTTTGCATACATCCTCCCCATGTATGCCAGCCATATTATCGGCGGCCAGATTTTCTATAAGCTGGTGCAATCCGGTCCCGGCGCCAATACCTACCAGGTCACGATGAAGTTATACCGCATCTGTGAGAGCGGCGACCGGATCGCCGAGATGCCCGCAACCATCATCCTCGCTTCCTTCGATAAAAAAGACAACAGCTTTGTCAGCCAATACCGGATCGACCGGAACAATTTTGAAACAAAACAGGCCACCCAGATAGATCCCTGCATTATCAACCCACCCCGGGTCTGCTTCCAGGTGGGTACCTACCAGACGACCATCACCCTGCCCAATAACGCCGACGGGTACACTATCGCCTTTCAGAGCTGCTGCCGCGACCCGTTCATGATGAACATCGTAGCGGAACGCATCCCCGGCACCAACGACCGCGGCACCGGCGCCACCTATTTCGCGGAAATACCCGGCACCAACAGCGGCGCCGTAGACGCCACCGGCGCGCTAAAAAACTCCGGCCCCGCTTTCACCAAAGAAGAAGCCATCCTCGTATGCGCTGATAAAAAATTCACCTACGATTTCTCCGCCACCGACGCCGACGGTGACCAGCTGGAATACGAATTCTGCGACGCCTACACCGGCGGCCAGCTGACCGACCAATCCGGCATCCCTCCCGCAGCGACCAACCCGCCCTATCGTTTTGTGCAGTATATCAGCCCCTTCAGCGGGCAATCGCCCCTCGGCCCAAAAGTGACCATCGACCGGAAAACAGGTATCATCAGCGGCACCGCGCCGGCTGCCGGCAAATATGTGGTGACCGTATGTGTCAACGAATACCGTAACGGAAAAAAAATAGGCACTCTCCGCAAAGACTTTCACATCACCGTCACCACCTGCGTAAAACAGGTGACGGCCGCCATGCCGGACAAATACGCCGATTGCAGCAGCCTGACCATCACCTTCCTCAATAACAGCACCCTCGGCAAGCCCTACACCTGGGACTTCGGCGATGGTACCCCGCAGGTAACCACCACTTCCGCCAATCCCCTTCCACATACCTACGCCAAAGAAGGGACCTACTACGTAAAACTGTATGTGGATAAAAACAGTAATTGCGGCGACAGTGCCCTGGCTACCGTATACGCCTATCCGAAATTTGATCCCGACTTCCGGGTAGCCGGACTGTGCACGGAAAAGCCCTCGGTGTTTACCCCGGACGTAACCCGGGTAGACCGTGGCATTGTGTCTTATTACAAATGGGACTTCGGCACCGGCGTCGCCGGCGATACTTCCAATATCCCATCACCCCGGTTCCAGTATAAACAACCCGGCACCTACAACGTACAGCTGTTTCTCCGTTCTACCGTAGGTTGCGAGAAAACTGTCACCCATCCGCTCACCGTATATGACCGGCCTCCCTTCCGGGCTACCGCAGACACACTGCTATGTTACCGCGACAGCCTCCGTATGTGGGCTGCCAGCGACCTGCCCGGCACCTACCAGTGGACGCCGGACAACTATAAAATACTGAATCCCAAAACGCCCAACCCCATTGTGTTTCCGAGGATCGATACCGCTTACACCGTTAGGTTCACCGACCAACAGGGATGCACCAACGATAAAAGAATACTGGTAGACGTAAGGGATTCGCTGTTGATACATACGCAGCCGGACAGTACCGTCTGTACCGGCGACGAAATCCATCTGACCGTACAGGCAGATGGCGCCTATGCATACCAGTGGACCAACCTCGGCAACAACCAGGTAGTCAGCAACCTGATCGATGCTTTCGTGACGCCTGCGCCGCCACAGCAGACCTATGAAGTAGTAGCTTCCCTGGGAAAATGTCATACTGCCGACACCGTTAGTCTCAAAGTCGTAGATCCTCCCAAACCCGTCGCCTATCCGGATACGACGATCTGCTTCGGCACCCCTGTGCTGCTGCGGGCAGAAGGCGGCGCCTACTACCGGTGGTCGCCCTCCTATTATGTCAAAGATCCCACGCACGCCATGACGCTGGCCTACCCTGAAGACACCACCCGCTTCACGGTAACGGTGACGGACACACTGGGATGCCCCAAAAAAGTGACTGCCAGCGCGCTGGTACGGGTAGTACCGAAGGTGCGTGCCTTTGCCGGCAATGATACCATCGTGATGCTCAATGTGCCCTTCCGGTTACAGGCTTCCGGCGGCGTACGCTATACCTGGGCGCCCGTCACCGGTCTGAACGATCCGAAAGTCCCCAACCCGGTGACGATGATCAACCGTGATATTACCTACACCGTCACCGCCTATTCACAGGAGGGCTGCAGCGGTACTGACGATATCTTCGTCCGTTTCATCGCAGGACCGGAAATCTATATCCCTAACGCATTTTCGCCGAATGGCGACGGGCAGAACGACGTGTTCCGTCCCATACCCGTAGGCATGGTTAAAATAGACTTCTTCCGGGTGTTTGACCGCTGGGGAAAACTGATGTACGACAATACCGCCTATATGAAAGGATGGGATGGCAGGGTCAATGGCCAGCCTGCCGCTGTAGGCACCTACGTATGGGTGGTACAGGGACGGGACGTGGACGACAAAACCGTACTCCGGAAAGGCACTGTCACCCTTGTCAGATAA
- the lnt gene encoding apolipoprotein N-acyltransferase, producing MKLSFFLCSVISGLLLWLAWPTMPFTPLVFVGFIPLLYLTEKIHHRGKYFGWIFLSLLIWNVATTWWVGNTTVPASGVFANSFNALLMSIPWLAYKGSRRRLPETMSYFALIVFWLTFELIHQTWELSWPWLVLGNAFAMRPGWIQWYQFTGASGGTLWVLLANITLYQAWKRARIYDLSGSRLLRKEIWKPAAVILLPLLCSAFIHPTPDDPARKIGVVVVQPNIDPYDEKFSASSATEQLEKFIRLSEAKADSNTRYFVWPETALFPNGAWEHQLNYQPEVQAIRRMLLRYPKAKVITGAVTMKQYRETEEAPVTARRMEDGTPWEPFNTALQIDTSQNIQVYHKYELVPGVELTPYVRYLSFMQQLALDFGGISGSYGRTPAATMLTNPADSISIFPTICYESVFSDYVAAGVKPGANLLMVITNDGWWGRTEGHRQHLQYARIRAIETRKWVVRSANTGISAVVDPAGNIYQPQPYWEEAVFNATVTPRQEQTFYVRNGDLLSKGAVIFCILLVVHAFISRFIPGLRHAENNA from the coding sequence ATGAAATTATCTTTCTTCCTCTGCAGTGTTATCAGCGGCTTGTTACTCTGGCTGGCCTGGCCCACTATGCCCTTTACTCCGCTGGTGTTCGTCGGTTTCATTCCCCTATTGTACCTGACTGAAAAAATACACCACCGGGGAAAATATTTCGGCTGGATATTTCTTTCATTGCTGATATGGAACGTGGCCACCACCTGGTGGGTGGGCAATACCACCGTACCGGCCAGCGGCGTATTCGCCAACAGCTTCAATGCGCTGCTGATGAGCATTCCCTGGCTGGCCTACAAAGGCAGTCGCCGCCGCCTCCCGGAAACGATGTCCTATTTCGCGCTGATCGTGTTCTGGCTCACCTTCGAGCTGATACATCAGACATGGGAACTGAGCTGGCCCTGGCTGGTACTGGGCAACGCCTTCGCCATGCGGCCGGGATGGATACAATGGTACCAGTTCACCGGCGCCTCCGGTGGCACCCTCTGGGTACTACTGGCCAACATTACCCTTTACCAGGCCTGGAAACGGGCACGGATATACGATCTGAGCGGGAGCCGGTTGCTGCGTAAAGAAATATGGAAGCCGGCGGCCGTTATCCTGCTGCCCCTGTTGTGTTCCGCTTTCATCCATCCCACGCCGGACGATCCGGCCAGGAAAATCGGGGTGGTAGTGGTACAGCCGAACATCGACCCCTATGATGAAAAATTTAGCGCCAGCTCCGCGACAGAGCAGCTGGAAAAGTTTATCCGCCTGTCGGAAGCAAAGGCAGACAGCAACACCCGGTATTTTGTATGGCCGGAAACAGCGTTGTTTCCCAACGGCGCCTGGGAGCACCAGTTGAACTACCAGCCGGAAGTACAGGCTATCCGCCGTATGCTGCTGCGGTACCCCAAAGCCAAAGTGATCACCGGCGCCGTTACCATGAAACAATACCGGGAAACGGAGGAGGCGCCCGTCACCGCCCGCCGCATGGAAGACGGTACCCCGTGGGAACCGTTTAACACCGCCCTGCAGATCGACACTTCGCAAAACATACAGGTATATCATAAGTATGAACTGGTGCCCGGCGTAGAGCTGACACCGTACGTACGGTACCTTTCCTTTATGCAGCAACTGGCCCTCGATTTTGGCGGTATTTCCGGCAGCTATGGCCGCACGCCTGCCGCCACCATGCTCACCAACCCGGCAGACAGCATCAGCATATTCCCCACCATCTGCTATGAGTCCGTTTTCAGCGACTATGTGGCCGCAGGCGTAAAACCCGGCGCCAACCTGCTGATGGTGATCACCAACGACGGCTGGTGGGGCCGCACCGAAGGTCACCGCCAGCATCTCCAGTACGCCCGCATCCGCGCCATCGAAACGCGGAAATGGGTGGTCAGAAGCGCCAATACCGGCATCTCCGCCGTGGTAGACCCGGCCGGCAATATTTATCAGCCCCAGCCCTACTGGGAAGAGGCTGTTTTTAACGCAACTGTAACACCCAGGCAGGAACAAACGTTCTACGTCAGAAATGGCGATCTTCTGTCCAAAGGAGCGGTAATATTTTGTATCTTGTTGGTGGTACATGCTTTTATTTCACGATTTATTCCCGGCTTAAGACATGCGGAAAACAATGCATAA
- a CDS encoding gliding motility-associated C-terminal domain-containing protein: MYLHTAAYHIIGGEIYYKTVGISGDNSRYRYLITLKLYRDADFTCGDRQGCIDRFENPVVANVYTANGERVMSSVYLYISKVIPLTDTLKNPCLAPQAQHLEVAFYTASIELAPIPGGYYVASQRCCRGEKLANIYDSEHEGSTYYTVIPGTESRPNNNSAYFDKDSAIVICNKLPFKINYAAYDEDGDSLTYQLCNALTDGTVNNETNSTTPPPYNSTVRYIPPYSGANPMGGSPAISIDNRGMITCTPDRAGKFVITVCVNEYDRVTKRLLGTHSKDILLTVFDCTTKIVAGFPAVLSNCAESPELQVAFPNYSEAGYTSTYHWTFGDGTDTVTDTKTIFFHQYPDTGVYQVKLVVNPALTCRDSTTGEVRNYPGLRAGFTTAGVCKEDPISFNDTSSYRYGHITSRTWEFGIADSVLVTGDERSIQHRFHKGNVYTVSLTLHTDKQCEKTVTQNVRIYEVIPFAGNDTILAKGQTLVMQGSGGDIYSWQPSDGLSDPGTAHPLLNYNKDITYVLRVSSLQGCTGYDTISVKYYTGPEMYIPNAFTPNGDGINDRFRFIPVGIVHYKFFRIFNRWGQEIYSSTDFRSGWDGTYKGMPASVDTYLWILQGTDFNGREILKKGTVTLIR; encoded by the coding sequence ATGTATCTCCATACAGCTGCTTACCACATCATCGGTGGCGAAATTTATTACAAGACAGTAGGTATAAGTGGTGATAATTCCCGCTACCGTTATCTCATCACCCTTAAACTATACCGCGACGCAGACTTTACCTGCGGCGACCGGCAAGGTTGTATAGACCGGTTTGAAAATCCGGTGGTAGCCAATGTGTACACCGCCAACGGAGAGCGGGTGATGTCTTCCGTGTATCTTTATATCAGTAAGGTAATTCCCCTGACAGACACGCTGAAAAACCCCTGTCTCGCCCCGCAGGCGCAGCACCTGGAAGTAGCGTTTTATACAGCCTCCATAGAACTGGCGCCTATACCGGGCGGTTATTACGTGGCATCACAGCGCTGCTGCCGCGGTGAGAAACTGGCCAACATATATGACTCAGAACATGAAGGCTCTACCTACTATACGGTCATCCCCGGGACGGAATCCAGGCCCAACAACAACAGCGCCTACTTCGATAAAGACTCCGCTATCGTGATCTGCAATAAGCTGCCTTTTAAGATCAACTACGCCGCCTATGACGAAGACGGCGACAGCCTTACTTATCAGCTTTGCAACGCATTGACAGACGGCACTGTTAATAATGAAACCAATTCCACCACGCCGCCCCCTTATAACTCCACCGTACGGTATATTCCGCCCTATTCCGGCGCCAACCCCATGGGCGGCAGTCCGGCTATTTCGATAGACAATCGCGGTATGATCACCTGCACGCCCGACAGGGCCGGCAAGTTCGTCATCACAGTCTGCGTAAACGAATACGACCGGGTAACGAAAAGGTTGCTGGGCACGCACAGTAAGGACATCCTGCTGACCGTGTTTGACTGTACCACCAAAATTGTGGCCGGCTTTCCTGCTGTACTCAGCAACTGCGCAGAATCGCCTGAGCTGCAGGTGGCCTTTCCCAACTACAGCGAAGCCGGTTACACTTCCACGTACCACTGGACTTTCGGGGATGGCACCGATACGGTCACTGACACCAAAACCATCTTTTTTCACCAGTACCCCGATACAGGGGTATACCAGGTAAAACTGGTCGTTAACCCGGCGCTTACCTGCCGCGACAGCACTACCGGTGAAGTCCGCAACTATCCGGGGCTACGTGCCGGCTTCACCACCGCGGGGGTCTGCAAGGAAGATCCTATCAGTTTCAACGACACTTCTTCTTACCGGTACGGTCACATTACCAGCCGCACCTGGGAGTTCGGGATAGCGGACAGCGTGCTGGTGACCGGCGATGAGCGGAGCATACAGCACCGCTTCCATAAAGGGAACGTCTATACGGTTTCCCTGACGCTGCATACGGACAAACAATGCGAAAAAACCGTTACCCAAAACGTACGCATATACGAAGTAATACCTTTTGCCGGCAACGATACCATCCTCGCCAAAGGGCAAACGCTGGTAATGCAGGGCAGCGGCGGCGATATCTATTCCTGGCAGCCTTCCGATGGATTGAGTGATCCCGGCACCGCCCATCCGCTGCTGAACTACAACAAAGACATCACTTATGTGCTGAGGGTGTCCAGCCTGCAGGGCTGCACTGGCTATGACACCATCAGCGTAAAATACTATACCGGGCCGGAGATGTATATCCCCAATGCGTTTACCCCCAACGGCGATGGTATCAACGACCGTTTCCGGTTTATCCCGGTCGGCATCGTTCATTATAAGTTCTTCCGGATATTCAACCGGTGGGGACAGGAAATTTATTCTTCCACTGACTTCAGAAGCGGATGGGATGGTACGTACAAAGGAATGCCGGCATCCGTGGACACCTATCTGTGGATACTACAGGGCACAGATTTCAACGGGCGGGAGATACTCAAAAAAGGAACTGTCACGCTCATCCGATGA
- a CDS encoding sialidase family protein, which produces MKRNIWLFVLLWMGFAACSLKERAPAGPVVLSHAGKDASCPYITKDAKGRTVISWVEKDSTADTGMMCYAISNDNGYTFSAPVKIEATAGVYPHAENLPKLLFRPDGGVIALFGVEQHDPRNKYAGKVMYAVSADTGRTWGAPRPLVTDTAGYDQRYFDMALLPDGEAAAIWLDNRKDTKAEGSALYWAVTAGGKGFQAAKPIAQTVCQCCRTRLYVAGNGDVHVAYRDIINDSIRDMVHQVSVDGGRSFSEPVRISADNWVVNGCPHTGPALTANKHGLHFAWFTMGGGQGVFYAGSADNGKTYTQKESLSKAPMAKHPQIVTIPDDRVVIVWDEPVKWQGDFRSRVGIAVKSPEGQTISSRTLTADSVYAAYPVAGALDDKTVLVAYTRKGEIVYERVSI; this is translated from the coding sequence ATGAAAAGAAATATATGGTTGTTTGTTTTGCTGTGGATGGGTTTTGCCGCCTGCAGCTTGAAAGAGAGGGCACCTGCGGGGCCGGTGGTACTGTCGCATGCAGGGAAGGATGCCTCGTGCCCGTATATTACCAAAGACGCGAAAGGACGCACCGTGATCAGCTGGGTGGAAAAAGACAGTACTGCAGACACCGGCATGATGTGTTATGCAATATCTAACGATAATGGTTATACGTTTTCTGCTCCGGTGAAAATTGAGGCGACTGCCGGCGTGTACCCGCATGCGGAAAACCTGCCCAAGCTGTTGTTCCGGCCGGATGGCGGCGTTATTGCCTTGTTTGGCGTAGAGCAGCATGATCCGCGTAACAAGTATGCCGGCAAGGTGATGTATGCAGTGTCGGCCGACACCGGCCGTACCTGGGGCGCGCCCCGGCCACTGGTAACGGATACCGCCGGTTATGATCAGCGTTATTTTGATATGGCTTTGTTGCCCGATGGCGAGGCGGCGGCTATCTGGCTGGACAATCGTAAGGACACCAAAGCAGAAGGCTCTGCGTTGTACTGGGCGGTGACTGCCGGCGGTAAGGGATTCCAGGCGGCAAAGCCCATTGCGCAAACGGTCTGCCAGTGCTGCCGTACCCGTTTGTATGTAGCGGGTAACGGGGATGTGCATGTGGCCTATCGGGATATTATCAACGATTCTATCCGGGACATGGTGCACCAGGTGTCGGTGGATGGTGGCCGGTCTTTTAGTGAGCCGGTACGTATCAGCGCTGATAACTGGGTGGTGAACGGCTGTCCGCATACCGGGCCGGCGCTGACAGCCAATAAGCACGGGCTGCATTTCGCCTGGTTTACCATGGGCGGCGGCCAGGGTGTTTTTTACGCCGGATCGGCAGATAACGGTAAAACCTATACGCAGAAGGAATCACTGAGCAAAGCGCCAATGGCCAAGCACCCGCAGATAGTGACCATCCCGGACGACCGGGTGGTGATTGTGTGGGACGAGCCGGTGAAATGGCAGGGAGATTTCCGGAGCAGGGTAGGGATAGCGGTAAAATCGCCCGAAGGGCAAACCATTTCCAGCAGGACATTAACGGCCGACAGTGTGTACGCTGCTTATCCGGTAGCTGGTGCGCTGGACGACAAAACCGTGCTGGTGGCTTATACCCGTAAGGGCGAAATTGTTTATGAACGGGTTTCCATCTGA
- a CDS encoding SDR family NAD(P)-dependent oxidoreductase — protein sequence MGIVLITGATAGFGQACAETFAAKGYDVIITGRRKERLDALHTQLSQEYGANVLALNFDVRDEKAVVETLSNIPEEWKAVDILVNNAGLAAGLSTIDEGDPDDWNNMIDTNVKGLLYVSRVVIPWMRSRTSGHIINIGSTAAKHVYAKGNVYCATKAAVDAISQGMRIDLLPYRIKVTAIHPGAAETEFSLVRFKGDEDKAKEVYKGFIPLSAQDVADVVYYCTSLPPHVCINDLVLTPLQQANAYYIDKN from the coding sequence ATGGGAATCGTTCTTATCACAGGTGCTACCGCTGGTTTTGGCCAGGCATGCGCAGAAACATTTGCCGCAAAAGGTTATGACGTGATCATCACAGGCCGGCGCAAAGAAAGGCTCGACGCTTTACACACACAGCTATCACAGGAATACGGCGCCAATGTGCTGGCGTTGAATTTCGATGTACGGGATGAGAAGGCCGTAGTGGAGACATTAAGCAATATCCCAGAAGAATGGAAAGCCGTGGATATCCTGGTCAACAACGCAGGGCTTGCTGCTGGTCTCAGCACCATCGATGAAGGCGACCCGGACGATTGGAACAATATGATCGACACCAACGTAAAAGGCCTGCTGTACGTGTCCCGGGTAGTAATTCCCTGGATGCGTTCCCGTACCAGCGGCCATATCATCAATATCGGTTCTACCGCCGCTAAACACGTTTATGCCAAAGGCAATGTGTATTGCGCCACCAAAGCTGCCGTAGATGCTATTTCACAAGGCATGCGGATAGACCTGCTGCCTTACCGGATCAAGGTGACCGCTATTCATCCCGGCGCCGCTGAAACGGAGTTCTCGCTCGTGCGCTTTAAAGGCGATGAAGACAAGGCCAAAGAGGTATATAAAGGCTTTATCCCGCTGAGTGCCCAGGATGTGGCCGATGTAGTGTATTACTGCACTTCCCTTCCGCCGCATGTTTGTATCAATGACCTGGTGCTGACGCCGCTCCAGCAGGCAAACGCCTATTATATTGATAAAAATTAA
- a CDS encoding alpha/beta fold hydrolase, translating to MHNGTSQYDDQGKGPVVVLLHGFAENAGLWDIQQAYLKDRFRVITPDLPGAGGVPVTTPLTIESMADYVYAILLAENVEKATIIGHSMGGYVALAFVEKYPQLVQGLGLFHSTATADTEEKKEARRKSIRMIQQYGAETFARQTLPNMFSPAFKTAQPDRTDAYVQMGMQCSEAAMIAYYEAMMQRPDRTAILKNTTTPVLFIIGKDDAAVPTDIILPQITLPRISSIHIFDQVGHMGMWEIYETANVVLQQFVEFCQL from the coding sequence ATGCATAACGGAACCAGCCAATACGATGATCAGGGCAAAGGCCCGGTGGTGGTACTTCTCCACGGCTTCGCCGAAAACGCCGGTCTGTGGGATATCCAGCAGGCTTATCTCAAAGACCGCTTCCGCGTGATTACCCCGGACCTGCCGGGCGCCGGCGGCGTACCGGTGACAACGCCGCTGACCATCGAATCCATGGCTGACTACGTATATGCCATCCTGTTAGCCGAAAACGTGGAAAAAGCAACCATCATCGGCCACTCTATGGGCGGTTACGTAGCCCTGGCGTTCGTCGAAAAATACCCGCAGCTGGTGCAGGGACTGGGATTGTTCCACTCCACCGCCACCGCTGATACCGAAGAGAAAAAAGAGGCCCGCCGGAAATCCATCCGGATGATACAACAATATGGCGCTGAAACCTTTGCCAGACAAACGCTGCCAAATATGTTCAGCCCTGCCTTTAAAACCGCGCAGCCTGACCGGACAGACGCCTATGTTCAAATGGGTATGCAGTGTTCCGAAGCAGCCATGATAGCCTACTATGAAGCTATGATGCAGCGTCCCGACCGCACCGCCATACTCAAAAACACAACGACACCCGTGCTGTTCATCATCGGGAAAGATGATGCAGCCGTACCGACAGACATCATATTGCCGCAGATTACTTTACCCAGGATAAGCAGCATTCATATTTTTGATCAGGTAGGACATATGGGAATGTGGGAAATATATGAAACTGCCAACGTGGTACTGCAGCAGTTCGTGGAGTTCTGTCAGCTTTGA